In the genome of Sinobacterium caligoides, one region contains:
- a CDS encoding SDR family NAD(P)-dependent oxidoreductase, translated as MTVEQQCYGAQTTTDEVVAGIDLSGKTAVITGASGGLGAEVARALASRGATVVLASRDLQRTQRKAEEIAEQTGNHQLQAVAIDLADLDSVRAAATAIRSSHPVIDILVNNAGVMACEFGLTKQGFESQFGVNHVGHFVFTLGLIESLQAATAARVVVLSSGGHKYGDVDLTDPNFQQREYNKWAAYGAAKSANAQFAVGLNQRYGSAGITANAVHPGVIITDLGRHLTEDDIAFLMGENSSASSANDVSAENDSSDNVGTPQGGRGAASMFKSVEQGAATTVWAATSPMLTGCGGLYLENCQVAAQVDVGVQSHGYYPHALDSTAADALWQLTEQLVASC; from the coding sequence ATGACGGTTGAACAGCAGTGTTATGGCGCGCAAACAACGACAGACGAGGTGGTAGCCGGTATTGATTTGAGTGGTAAAACTGCCGTGATAACCGGTGCCTCAGGGGGGCTAGGTGCGGAAGTGGCGCGCGCTCTGGCAAGTAGGGGGGCGACGGTAGTACTAGCCTCAAGGGATCTGCAGAGAACGCAGCGCAAGGCTGAGGAAATTGCCGAGCAAACGGGGAATCATCAGCTGCAGGCGGTAGCTATCGATTTAGCAGACTTGGATAGTGTCAGAGCGGCAGCGACCGCTATTCGATCGAGCCACCCCGTGATCGATATACTGGTCAATAACGCCGGTGTTATGGCCTGTGAATTTGGTTTGACTAAACAGGGCTTTGAGAGTCAGTTTGGTGTTAATCATGTGGGGCACTTTGTATTCACCCTAGGGCTCATCGAATCGTTGCAAGCGGCGACGGCGGCACGTGTCGTGGTGTTGAGTTCGGGGGGGCACAAGTATGGCGATGTTGATTTAACGGATCCGAACTTTCAACAACGTGAATATAATAAGTGGGCAGCCTATGGTGCGGCAAAGTCTGCAAACGCCCAGTTTGCTGTCGGTTTAAATCAACGCTACGGTTCTGCCGGCATTACGGCCAATGCGGTCCACCCTGGCGTTATTATTACCGACCTTGGGCGTCATCTGACCGAAGATGATATCGCTTTTTTGATGGGCGAAAATAGCAGTGCTTCCAGTGCTAATGACGTCTCTGCCGAGAATGACTCTAGCGATAACGTAGGCACCCCTCAGGGAGGGCGTGGTGCGGCCTCAATGTTTAAGAGTGTCGAGCAGGGAGCAGCGACGACGGTGTGGGCTGCGACTTCGCCAATGTTGACCGGGTGTGGTGGGCTGTATTTGGAGAACTGCCAAGTTGCAGCTCAGGTCGATGTCGGTGTGCAATCGCACGGCTACTACCCCCACGCTCTCGATAGTACCGCCGCAGATGCGTTGTGGCAGTTGACCGAGCAGCTCGTCGCCTCTTGTTAG
- a CDS encoding acetate uptake transporter, whose product MSTKLANPAPLGLMGFGMTTILLNLHNAGFFSMSAIILSMGIFYGGVAQVMAGLMSFKRGETFGTTAFTSYGMFWLTLAGIIMMPQLGLSATVPAAFMGWFLSLWGLFTFCMFLATFRYPRAKQVVFGSLTLLFALLAVHDFTGSASIGRLAGYVGIFCGSSAIYFAMATVINGEYGRSVLPVGEVKRKA is encoded by the coding sequence ATGTCCACTAAGCTAGCGAATCCAGCTCCTCTTGGCCTCATGGGCTTTGGTATGACCACCATCCTATTGAATCTACACAATGCCGGTTTCTTCTCGATGAGTGCAATCATTCTCTCGATGGGGATTTTTTATGGTGGTGTGGCGCAGGTCATGGCAGGTTTGATGAGCTTCAAGCGTGGTGAGACTTTCGGTACTACGGCCTTTACCTCTTACGGCATGTTCTGGTTGACCTTGGCCGGTATCATCATGATGCCTCAGCTGGGTCTGAGTGCGACAGTGCCGGCGGCATTCATGGGTTGGTTCTTGAGCTTGTGGGGCTTATTTACCTTCTGCATGTTCCTGGCAACGTTCCGTTACCCACGTGCGAAGCAGGTGGTCTTTGGTTCGCTGACTTTGTTGTTTGCTTTGTTGGCAGTACATGATTTCACCGGCAGCGCGTCAATCGGCCGTTTGGCAGGTTATGTTGGCATTTTCTGCGGTAGCAGCGCCATCTACTTCGCCATGGCGACAGTGATCAACGGTGAGTATGGTCGTAGCGTCTTGCCTGTTGGAGAAGTTAAGCGGAAAGCTTAA
- a CDS encoding COG3014 family protein, with amino-acid sequence MIVFKPRSGAFLSLLLLLLLSGCVAQHRSNDLAEDLQQGDVYNVLHELEKDSPANRDYAQYQLNLGLLQSYVGDFAESVESLQKAKRVIAELQAISVSENIGAVTVNEAVRSYDSTPSERMLLQQLLIVDYLMLGDIGAARVEVLQANVIEKSLPQHDSISGWVASTQYLSGLVYELNREPDNAMISYRRAYKVHQRNHLPVPKALSDSLLYMTSQLGLRDEHRRYQKAFGYRLAARDRGKASLTVLYWGEVVSHKEQRSLSVFVPDLRENIALALPYYRDHYPRTPSLVIDIAGRRTQTQPLDDVEKLVRADLSTESKAIYARAMARMVAKHMAIQHAQRQDDSGIAAAILNIATTVSEQADVRSWNMLPATIQVARLEVPPGRYDIELRGRQLVLSKPGGVPRWDAVSGAPAKVSRAQRQQQTQSQYGMQQRAQGQQGMQQRAQGQQGMQQRAQGQQSQQQVPRPPTPEVQMLKKYATVDLEAGKTSLLFCPSVAQQIYSYKEP; translated from the coding sequence ATGATTGTATTTAAGCCCCGCTCAGGGGCTTTTTTATCGCTGCTACTATTGTTACTGCTATCGGGGTGTGTCGCACAGCATCGAAGTAATGATTTGGCAGAGGATTTACAGCAAGGCGATGTTTATAACGTTTTGCATGAGTTGGAAAAAGACTCCCCGGCGAATCGGGACTACGCACAATATCAACTCAATCTAGGGCTGTTGCAGAGTTACGTGGGTGACTTTGCTGAAAGTGTCGAATCGTTACAGAAAGCGAAGAGGGTGATCGCCGAGCTGCAGGCAATCAGTGTCAGTGAAAACATAGGTGCGGTGACCGTTAATGAGGCGGTGCGCAGTTATGATAGTACGCCCAGTGAGAGGATGCTGCTGCAGCAGTTGTTGATTGTTGATTACCTCATGCTAGGTGATATTGGGGCGGCTAGGGTTGAGGTGCTACAGGCTAATGTGATTGAGAAGTCACTGCCACAGCACGATAGTATATCCGGTTGGGTGGCGAGTACTCAGTATTTGTCCGGTTTAGTGTATGAACTTAATCGCGAGCCTGATAACGCGATGATCAGTTATCGCCGCGCCTATAAGGTACATCAGCGTAATCATTTGCCAGTACCAAAAGCATTGAGTGATAGCCTGCTTTATATGACTAGCCAGCTAGGGCTACGTGATGAGCATCGACGTTATCAGAAGGCCTTCGGTTATCGTTTGGCCGCTCGAGACCGGGGCAAAGCTTCATTGACTGTGCTGTATTGGGGGGAGGTGGTTTCGCACAAAGAGCAGCGTTCTTTGTCTGTTTTTGTGCCGGATCTGAGAGAAAACATCGCCTTAGCACTGCCGTACTATCGTGATCATTACCCTCGTACACCGTCCCTGGTGATTGATATTGCAGGTCGGCGCACACAGACGCAGCCGCTGGACGATGTGGAGAAGCTGGTGCGAGCAGATTTGAGCACCGAGAGTAAAGCAATCTACGCTAGAGCGATGGCGCGCATGGTGGCGAAGCACATGGCTATTCAGCACGCACAGAGGCAAGATGACTCGGGCATCGCAGCTGCTATCCTCAATATTGCCACTACCGTTAGTGAGCAAGCGGATGTACGTAGTTGGAACATGTTACCAGCGACGATCCAGGTCGCCCGATTAGAGGTGCCACCTGGGCGCTATGATATTGAGTTACGAGGGCGACAGCTTGTGTTGTCAAAGCCAGGGGGGGTGCCACGATGGGACGCGGTCTCAGGGGCGCCCGCTAAGGTTAGCAGGGCGCAAAGGCAGCAACAAACTCAATCCCAGTATGGCATGCAGCAGCGGGCGCAAGGTCAGCAGGGCATGCAACAGCGGGCGCAAGGTCAGCAGGGCATGCAACAGCGGGCTCAAGGCCAGCAGTCTCAGCAACAAGTACCGCGGCCGCCAACGCCCGAGGTGCAAATGTTAAAAAAATACGCGACGGTAGATCTCGAGGCGGGAAAAACCTCGCTACTCTTCTGTCCCTCCGTGGCCCAGCAAATTTATAGTTATAAGGAACCGTAA
- a CDS encoding DEAD/DEAH box helicase yields the protein MAFTLRPYQREAVEATLRHFRQSDDPAVIVLPTGAGKSLVIAELARIARGKLLVLAHVKELVEQNHQKYESYGLKASIYSAGLKQKSTAQQITFASIQSVARNLDDFDDDYSLVIIDECHRVSDTHHNVEAGESPSSQYYQLVEKLRQVNPRLKLLGLTATPYRLGVGWVYQYHYHGILRAQDKRPFERCIYELPLRYMIKHGFLTEPRLVNAAIQHYDFSTLQPNGSGGFNSAEVNQLLAQHPRVTETIAEQIVTISDEQQRQGVMVFAATVEHAHEIAGYIEALGGSVALVTGATPAAERDRLISRFKQRELRFLVNVAVLTTGFDAPHVDFIAILRPTASVSLYQQIVGRGLRLSEGKQDCLVIDYAGNSYDLFYPEVGEQRPDSDSVPVMVKCPQCDFANTFWGKVDDEEHIIEHYGRRCWGVELDDDDNQQVCDFRFRFKTCGYCGAENDIAARRCHSCEQPIIDPDDKLKEALKLKDYQVIRCAGVSFEDQQGRLKIIYHDEQGVELSESFDLSHRGQQFIFNQQFGRRFAGATVPKRFTSLAQVLPFAADFTAPDFVIAKKQGRFWRIEEKIFDYQGRHRKANAL from the coding sequence ATGGCTTTTACTCTGCGTCCCTACCAGCGTGAAGCGGTTGAGGCGACCCTGCGCCACTTTCGCCAAAGCGATGATCCTGCGGTGATCGTGCTGCCGACCGGTGCCGGTAAGAGTTTAGTGATTGCCGAGCTGGCGCGTATTGCCCGGGGTAAATTACTGGTACTGGCTCATGTTAAGGAGTTGGTGGAGCAGAACCATCAGAAGTATGAGAGCTACGGCCTCAAGGCCAGCATTTACTCGGCGGGGCTAAAGCAGAAGAGCACGGCCCAGCAAATCACCTTTGCCAGCATTCAATCAGTGGCACGTAATCTCGACGATTTTGACGACGACTATTCGCTAGTGATTATCGATGAGTGTCACCGTGTCAGCGATACCCACCATAACGTCGAAGCCGGCGAGTCACCGAGCAGCCAATACTATCAATTGGTAGAGAAGCTGCGTCAGGTGAACCCGCGCTTGAAGCTATTAGGGTTGACGGCGACGCCGTACCGCCTTGGTGTAGGTTGGGTCTATCAATATCATTACCACGGTATCTTACGTGCGCAGGACAAGCGACCGTTTGAACGCTGTATCTATGAGTTGCCACTGCGCTATATGATTAAGCATGGCTTTTTGACCGAGCCGCGCCTAGTCAATGCAGCTATTCAACACTATGACTTCTCAACACTACAGCCGAACGGCAGTGGTGGCTTTAATAGTGCCGAGGTTAACCAGCTGTTGGCGCAACACCCGCGGGTGACGGAAACCATCGCCGAACAGATAGTGACTATTAGTGATGAGCAACAAAGGCAAGGGGTGATGGTCTTTGCTGCGACGGTCGAGCATGCCCACGAAATTGCGGGCTATATTGAAGCGTTAGGCGGTTCGGTGGCTCTGGTGACAGGGGCGACACCGGCAGCGGAACGGGATCGTTTAATCAGCCGTTTTAAGCAACGAGAGCTGCGCTTCTTGGTGAATGTGGCGGTGTTGACAACAGGCTTTGATGCGCCGCATGTCGATTTTATTGCGATACTGCGCCCGACGGCGTCGGTTAGCCTTTATCAACAGATTGTCGGGCGGGGGTTGCGGCTATCTGAGGGCAAGCAAGACTGCTTGGTGATCGACTATGCGGGTAATAGTTACGACCTTTTTTATCCCGAGGTGGGTGAGCAACGCCCGGATAGCGACAGTGTGCCGGTGATGGTGAAGTGTCCGCAGTGCGATTTTGCCAATACCTTTTGGGGCAAGGTCGATGACGAGGAGCATATTATTGAACACTACGGTCGACGTTGCTGGGGTGTTGAGTTGGATGATGACGATAACCAACAGGTGTGCGATTTCCGTTTTCGTTTTAAGACGTGTGGCTATTGTGGTGCTGAGAACGATATTGCGGCGCGCCGTTGTCACAGCTGTGAGCAACCGATTATCGACCCTGACGATAAGTTGAAGGAGGCTTTAAAGCTGAAGGATTACCAGGTCATTCGCTGTGCTGGCGTCAGTTTTGAGGATCAGCAGGGAAGGCTGAAAATTATCTATCACGATGAACAAGGGGTGGAGCTGAGCGAGAGCTTTGACCTCTCGCACCGGGGCCAGCAGTTCATATTTAATCAGCAATTCGGCCGTCGTTTTGCCGGAGCAACAGTACCTAAGCGTTTTACCTCGCTGGCGCAGGTGTTACCGTTTGCGGCTGACTTTACCGCCCCAGATTTCGTCATTGCGAAAAAGCAGGGGCGCTTTTGGCGAATCGAAGAAAAAATATTCGATTATCAAGGTCGTCATCGCAAGGCTAATGCGTTGTAA
- a CDS encoding glutathione S-transferase family protein yields MINIYGHPHTRSFRITWIAEELALDYLFHRVELAKGEHKSEDYRRLHPGGKIPAITDDIDGIKEISLSESGAIVNYLADRYGSEQLIPSPGSPQRGSHDQWCYFALTELEQPLWSIGKHKFALPKEQRIKAMLETAGWEYQQALALLSSGLGDNNYILGSQFSPADILLAQTLRWGLAFKQPLPQQNLQDYFQRCSQRPGFIKAAEVEEGA; encoded by the coding sequence ATGATCAATATCTACGGCCACCCCCACACTCGCTCGTTTCGCATCACCTGGATCGCCGAAGAACTCGCACTCGACTATCTCTTTCATCGCGTCGAGCTTGCCAAGGGTGAGCACAAAAGTGAAGACTATCGCCGCCTCCATCCCGGAGGGAAAATCCCCGCTATCACTGATGATATTGATGGCATCAAAGAAATCAGCCTCAGCGAGTCTGGCGCTATCGTCAACTACCTTGCCGACCGCTACGGTAGTGAGCAACTGATTCCGAGCCCCGGCTCCCCCCAGCGTGGCAGCCACGACCAGTGGTGCTATTTTGCCCTCACCGAACTGGAACAGCCACTATGGTCCATTGGTAAGCATAAATTTGCCCTGCCCAAGGAGCAGCGTATTAAAGCGATGTTAGAGACCGCGGGCTGGGAATACCAACAAGCACTAGCGCTGTTATCTTCCGGGCTTGGCGATAATAACTACATACTCGGCAGCCAATTTAGCCCTGCCGATATCCTACTGGCACAAACCCTACGCTGGGGCCTAGCCTTCAAACAGCCACTGCCACAGCAAAACCTACAAGACTATTTTCAGCGCTGTAGCCAACGCCCTGGCTTCATCAAGGCCGCTGAAGTCGAAGAGGGAGCATAA
- a CDS encoding LPP20 family lipoprotein, protein MLNITALPLASQSFFRMKNLSAMKKTLSWALLATSAVLAGCSSSTGGAPKWLDGADANYPDAVYLIAQGEGTTRSVSDNRALANLAKVFEVSVADRSLDFSSAIVGQQSDGQGGMHRVVENKQEVSRFVSTDAQQQLRGAKIAERWQSEEGGLQHSLAVLEKAPAVSMFSQQIRAADQNAQRAVDYARNDAPNVFAALSALEQARQRQVARANDNNNLRVLTGTGISAKYSADDLETMIRQGLSQITVAGTGRDQSAQTALQAAIAKVGLAQGANSQYELSLALPAGRAERKQGWYWLRGNIQLSVIEAGTVIANKSWPFKVSAQSEAMLQQRLSEKLDSQLPGYIYQLMTPGQ, encoded by the coding sequence ATGCTAAATATCACAGCTTTACCACTCGCCTCCCAGTCATTTTTTCGGATGAAGAATCTCAGCGCAATGAAGAAGACGCTTTCCTGGGCATTGCTCGCGACCTCGGCAGTACTTGCAGGCTGTAGCAGTAGTACAGGGGGAGCACCTAAGTGGCTGGATGGCGCCGATGCTAACTACCCAGACGCGGTCTACCTCATCGCTCAGGGCGAAGGCACTACTCGCAGTGTGTCCGATAACCGGGCACTGGCTAACTTGGCTAAAGTGTTTGAGGTGTCGGTAGCGGATAGGAGCTTGGATTTTAGTTCAGCGATAGTGGGGCAGCAGTCTGACGGTCAGGGCGGTATGCACCGTGTTGTCGAAAACAAGCAGGAGGTCTCCCGTTTCGTCAGCACTGATGCTCAACAGCAACTGCGCGGGGCGAAGATTGCAGAGCGTTGGCAGTCAGAAGAGGGTGGCTTACAACATAGTTTAGCCGTGTTGGAAAAGGCACCTGCCGTGTCGATGTTTAGTCAGCAGATTCGTGCTGCGGACCAGAATGCGCAGCGAGCAGTGGATTACGCACGTAACGATGCTCCTAATGTCTTTGCAGCACTGTCAGCGCTCGAGCAGGCACGTCAGCGACAAGTGGCTCGCGCCAATGACAACAACAACCTACGCGTGTTGACCGGAACGGGGATCAGCGCAAAATACAGTGCAGATGATCTCGAGACGATGATCCGTCAGGGCCTATCGCAGATTACTGTTGCCGGTACGGGAAGAGATCAGTCTGCGCAGACGGCGTTGCAGGCAGCTATTGCCAAGGTGGGTTTGGCACAGGGTGCTAATAGTCAGTATGAGTTGAGTCTTGCGCTGCCTGCGGGCAGGGCCGAGCGTAAGCAAGGTTGGTATTGGCTGCGTGGCAACATCCAGCTTAGCGTGATTGAGGCGGGGACGGTTATCGCCAATAAGAGCTGGCCGTTTAAAGTCTCTGCCCAGAGCGAGGCAATGCTGCAGCAGCGCTTATCGGAAAAGCTTGATAGCCAGTTGCCTGGTTATATTTATCAGTTGATGACTCCAGGGCAGTAA
- a CDS encoding TolC family outer membrane protein: protein MSRHSPLLTTTTFPYRLKPLCCLTAPSLLLALAIPLASADTMTQAVLFALEDHPTIQASIDERKGIKARVRDARGGYYPRLDFDGNYGRERSSNPSTRALEANAGHHNVYLDRQESRLSLTQLLFDGGRVSNRVDTRQAQLELADVRLEATKEGIILQAIEAYFDVLRRDEIVKTSQSHLRYQQDLVDKIKRKSAQGVARKIDARQVEGRLALARSEYDRTVGDLTDAQSSYERVIGRPPSGLEEATAIDQSLVPRDNATALRMAMVDSPIINSIQAEIDVAKNEYEETRANYWPTFELELSGTENYDLDGVPGRNHDAQARLNVRYNLYNGGSDRAKVLAALENMNRQKDLLLDSKRKLTEDIRLARTAYEVALKREASLREYAISAKEVREGYEAQYGIGQRSLLNLLDVEAEQYRAHIAHINAQYASYYAPYRILNSTGTLYEYFIRNEETQVAVSEPAVDNNNTQTTESIDLSDNTLSEEGFNSDKEESSN from the coding sequence ATGTCTCGACACAGCCCTCTGCTGACAACAACTACCTTCCCGTATCGGTTAAAACCACTCTGCTGTCTTACCGCCCCATCGTTGCTGCTAGCCTTGGCGATTCCTTTAGCCAGCGCCGATACCATGACCCAGGCGGTATTATTTGCCCTAGAGGACCATCCGACGATCCAGGCCAGCATTGATGAGCGCAAAGGCATTAAGGCCCGCGTTCGAGATGCCCGCGGAGGTTACTACCCACGTCTCGATTTTGATGGCAACTATGGTAGAGAGCGCTCCAGCAATCCCAGTACTCGCGCCTTGGAAGCGAATGCAGGCCATCATAACGTCTACCTCGATAGGCAAGAATCACGACTCTCGTTAACCCAGCTGCTGTTCGATGGCGGCCGCGTCTCCAACCGCGTCGATACTCGTCAGGCTCAGCTCGAGCTTGCCGACGTTCGCCTAGAGGCAACGAAGGAAGGCATTATCCTGCAGGCTATCGAAGCCTACTTCGATGTATTACGTCGTGATGAAATTGTCAAAACCAGCCAGTCACACCTTCGTTACCAACAGGATCTCGTCGACAAGATCAAACGTAAATCGGCACAGGGCGTCGCTCGTAAGATTGATGCCCGCCAAGTAGAGGGGCGTCTAGCCCTTGCTCGCAGCGAGTATGATCGTACTGTCGGTGATTTAACCGATGCCCAGTCGAGCTATGAGCGAGTCATTGGCCGCCCCCCTTCCGGACTCGAGGAAGCAACGGCCATCGATCAGAGCTTAGTCCCTCGAGACAATGCCACCGCACTCAGGATGGCTATGGTCGACAGTCCCATCATCAACAGCATTCAAGCCGAGATCGATGTGGCTAAGAATGAATACGAAGAGACTAGAGCCAACTACTGGCCCACCTTCGAGCTTGAACTCAGTGGTACAGAGAATTACGATCTCGATGGAGTCCCCGGGCGTAACCACGACGCTCAAGCTCGCCTCAACGTTCGCTACAACCTCTACAATGGTGGTTCAGACCGCGCGAAGGTACTCGCCGCCCTGGAGAATATGAACCGACAGAAAGACCTACTACTCGATAGCAAACGAAAACTCACTGAGGATATCCGGCTCGCTCGCACCGCCTACGAGGTTGCTTTAAAGCGCGAAGCCTCACTGCGTGAATACGCGATTTCTGCCAAAGAAGTCCGCGAGGGGTACGAGGCGCAATACGGTATTGGCCAGCGCAGCCTGCTTAACTTGCTCGATGTTGAAGCCGAGCAATACCGTGCCCACATCGCTCATATCAATGCTCAATACGCCAGCTACTATGCACCTTATCGCATCCTCAACAGTACCGGCACGCTGTATGAGTACTTCATCCGTAACGAAGAAACACAAGTGGCCGTCAGCGAGCCCGCTGTGGATAACAATAATACCCAGACAACAGAAAGCATCGATCTAAGTGACAACACATTAAGTGAGGAAGGGTTTAATAGCGACAAAGAAGAAAGTAGCAACTGA
- a CDS encoding mechanosensitive ion channel family protein, with protein sequence MNELVENEMAYLSEAYNDIIAFAVEYGFQVIGAILILIIGVLIANWISRVLTRFLDSKDIDTTFSRFIANVVRVIVLFCFAIIALGKFGVSITPFVAAIGAIGLGAGLAVQGLLSNYAAGLSIILTRPFKIGDTIVVYGCTGQIVDIKLASTLLETEDKELITIPNRHAVGEVLQNTFEHKMVETTLHISAKDDPRQAIQLIKTCLEEVEDIASEPMAQVGIEAFNEGTLCIGVRCWVPTKRYYQEKFRINLAIYSALKEQGITLAAPQQTVTLANDKH encoded by the coding sequence ATGAATGAACTAGTAGAAAATGAGATGGCTTACTTAAGTGAGGCCTACAACGATATCATCGCCTTCGCCGTCGAGTATGGCTTTCAAGTCATTGGCGCCATACTGATTCTGATCATCGGTGTGCTCATCGCCAACTGGATCAGCCGAGTGCTCACCCGCTTTCTCGACAGTAAGGATATTGACACCACTTTTAGCCGCTTCATCGCCAACGTGGTGAGAGTCATCGTGTTGTTTTGCTTCGCCATCATCGCCCTCGGCAAGTTTGGCGTCAGTATTACCCCCTTCGTTGCCGCTATTGGTGCTATCGGTCTCGGCGCCGGATTGGCCGTTCAAGGCTTACTATCAAACTATGCAGCAGGCCTCTCAATCATCCTCACTCGCCCCTTCAAGATTGGTGACACTATCGTTGTCTACGGTTGTACCGGGCAAATCGTCGATATCAAGCTAGCCTCGACGTTGTTAGAAACCGAAGACAAAGAGCTGATTACCATCCCCAACCGTCATGCCGTTGGCGAGGTATTACAAAACACCTTTGAGCATAAGATGGTGGAAACGACACTACACATCAGCGCCAAGGACGACCCTCGCCAGGCAATCCAACTGATCAAAACCTGCCTAGAGGAGGTTGAAGATATTGCCAGTGAACCTATGGCCCAGGTTGGTATCGAAGCGTTCAACGAGGGTACACTCTGTATCGGTGTGCGCTGCTGGGTACCCACTAAACGCTACTATCAAGAAAAGTTTCGAATCAACCTGGCGATCTATAGCGCGCTGAAAGAGCAAGGTATTACCCTAGCCGCGCCACAACAGACGGTGACATTGGCAAACGATAAGCACTAA
- a CDS encoding nuclear transport factor 2 family protein: MTTTSAKLQRLIDKDEITELVHAYCNAADRQDHEKMRALYHEDATDDHGAFFKGLAIEFIDRLPEIQAPMQILHHNVTTLNIKFPNSAICEHAEGEVYILAFHQIATDDGPMDLLIGGRYFDRYQKRDGKWKFAHRSVVADWANLHPQSQVNLDNDIIRGSLIGQPGADDPSYAFYQLFQRGQR; encoded by the coding sequence ATGACCACCACTTCCGCCAAACTACAACGGCTGATCGATAAAGATGAGATCACAGAGCTTGTCCATGCCTATTGCAACGCCGCCGACCGGCAAGACCATGAAAAAATGCGTGCCCTGTATCACGAGGATGCCACCGATGATCACGGCGCCTTCTTCAAAGGTCTAGCAATTGAGTTTATCGATCGGCTTCCAGAGATTCAGGCGCCGATGCAAATTCTTCATCACAACGTCACCACGCTGAATATTAAGTTTCCAAATAGTGCTATTTGCGAACATGCTGAAGGCGAGGTCTATATACTAGCCTTCCACCAGATAGCAACCGACGATGGTCCGATGGACCTACTCATTGGCGGACGCTATTTCGATCGCTATCAGAAGAGAGACGGCAAATGGAAATTTGCCCATCGCAGCGTTGTCGCCGACTGGGCCAACCTACATCCACAGAGCCAGGTCAACCTAGATAACGACATCATTCGTGGTAGCCTCATCGGGCAGCCAGGGGCTGACGACCCCAGCTACGCTTTTTATCAACTGTTTCAGCGCGGCCAACGTTGA
- a CDS encoding penicillin-binding protein activator LpoB → MTNYLKLFAGVMLVSGLLTGCGSTSVKRMDAGEVVDLSGAWNDSDSQMVAEEMIADVLSRPWISNYTAKSGRQPAVIVGQIKNLSHEHINTKTFVNEMERELINSGRVEFVASSGERDEIRGERIDQDLNSTEDTRNAAGRERGADFMLKGQINTIIDSNNSDQVRFYQVDLTLISMADNRKVWIGQKKLKKFVSNSKLRY, encoded by the coding sequence ATGACAAACTATTTAAAGCTATTCGCCGGTGTAATGCTGGTATCGGGCCTACTCACTGGCTGTGGCTCGACTTCGGTGAAGCGAATGGATGCGGGTGAAGTGGTCGACTTAAGTGGCGCTTGGAACGATAGTGACTCACAAATGGTGGCGGAAGAGATGATCGCCGACGTGCTATCGCGTCCGTGGATTTCAAACTACACGGCAAAGAGTGGTCGTCAGCCAGCGGTTATTGTTGGTCAGATTAAAAACCTCAGCCACGAACATATCAATACCAAGACCTTCGTTAACGAGATGGAGCGTGAGTTGATCAACTCTGGTCGCGTAGAATTTGTTGCCTCGAGTGGAGAGCGTGATGAAATCCGCGGTGAGCGTATTGATCAAGATTTGAATTCAACTGAAGATACTCGTAATGCTGCCGGTCGTGAGCGTGGTGCCGACTTTATGCTGAAGGGACAGATCAATACCATTATTGACTCTAACAACAGTGATCAAGTGCGCTTTTATCAAGTTGATTTAACCTTAATTAGCATGGCAGATAACCGCAAAGTTTGGATTGGCCAGAAGAAGCTGAAGAAGTTCGTTTCAAACAGTAAACTACGTTATTAA